One Halomonas sp. THAF5a genomic region harbors:
- a CDS encoding ANTAR domain-containing response regulator, which produces MPQPLRILLVDDESVRAAMVEEALGQEGHEVICHLQSPASLNDMVERHAPDVVIIDMESPDRDTLDSMSQLNRENPRPVVFFADQHDPDSMQAALKAGVSAYVVDGLVPTRVRAILEVAVARFDAFQSMRQELDRTRTQLADRKRIEKAKGMLMKHQDCDEPQAYQTLRKLAMDRGQRIGEVAGNVIDILEGLEKGL; this is translated from the coding sequence ATGCCCCAGCCCTTGCGAATCCTGCTGGTCGACGACGAGAGCGTGCGCGCCGCCATGGTCGAGGAGGCCCTCGGCCAGGAGGGGCACGAAGTGATCTGCCACCTGCAGAGCCCGGCCAGCCTCAACGACATGGTCGAGCGACACGCGCCCGACGTGGTCATCATCGACATGGAATCCCCCGACCGCGACACCCTCGACAGCATGTCGCAGCTGAACCGGGAGAACCCGCGGCCGGTGGTGTTCTTCGCCGACCAGCACGACCCTGACTCCATGCAGGCCGCCCTCAAGGCCGGCGTCAGCGCCTACGTGGTCGACGGCCTGGTGCCGACCCGGGTCCGGGCGATCCTCGAGGTCGCCGTGGCCCGCTTCGACGCCTTCCAGTCGATGCGCCAGGAGCTCGACCGCACCCGCACCCAGCTCGCCGACCGCAAGCGCATCGAGAAGGCCAAGGGCATGCTGATGAAGCACCAGGACTGCGACGAGCCCCAGGCCTACCAGACGCTGCGCAAGCTGGCCATGGACCGCGGCCAGCGCATCGGCGAGGTGGCCGGCAACGTGATCGATATCCTCGAAGGACTGGAGAAAGGCCTATGA
- a CDS encoding murein L,D-transpeptidase — MFRAIGWIPRGLAVVILLRSIASAPAEAEADSLTEHLAERLAQQSPSLRAFYAVRDGRPAWQEAATVAALANALHTLDADGLTPQDYRPDTLVAAHRQALEATSPPEARVRFELRASQTLLTALRHLQRGKVDPYRIDPDWEVPIAAPPLDLAEISQSVDTRAFDRAFAAARPSAPPYQRLRASLARYRHIARQGGWPMMPPRPRSLRPGEVHDDVRRLRERLALLGELEVMAGEPWSDPASMPPDPRRYDERLVAAVERFQRRHLLEVDGIVGPRTRSALNVPVTTRIDQIRVNLERARWLLHGLPDSFVLVDIAGYRIRYFRPDGGVWRSRIVVGRPYRRTPSLRSQITHLTINPTWTVPPTILREDVLPRVRRHLGYLWEQDLMVLSPSGRRLDPRDVDWWRPGNVILRQRAGPRNALGRVVLRFPNRHLVYLHDTPAQGLFEREQRAFSSGCIRVQGVLELAQQLFDDTGTDARVGALVAAGRTRNIDLARSVPVILHYWTVHPDEAGRLVFRPDIYARDGALLEALDAPLAP; from the coding sequence GCGCAGCAGTCGCCATCCCTGCGGGCGTTCTATGCGGTCCGTGATGGACGGCCGGCCTGGCAGGAGGCTGCCACCGTGGCGGCCCTCGCCAACGCCCTGCATACCCTCGACGCCGACGGCCTGACGCCCCAGGACTATCGGCCGGATACGCTGGTGGCCGCGCATCGCCAGGCCCTCGAGGCGACGAGTCCACCGGAGGCGCGGGTGCGCTTCGAGCTTCGCGCGAGCCAGACCCTGTTGACGGCCCTGCGCCACCTGCAGCGCGGCAAGGTGGACCCCTATCGCATCGATCCGGACTGGGAGGTGCCCATCGCGGCGCCCCCGCTGGACCTTGCCGAGATCTCGCAGTCGGTCGACACCCGGGCGTTCGACCGGGCCTTCGCCGCGGCACGCCCCTCGGCGCCGCCCTACCAGCGCTTGCGAGCGAGCCTTGCGCGCTACCGGCACATCGCCCGACAGGGGGGCTGGCCGATGATGCCGCCCCGCCCGCGGTCGCTGCGCCCGGGGGAGGTCCATGACGATGTGCGGCGGCTGCGCGAGCGCCTGGCGCTGCTGGGGGAGCTGGAGGTGATGGCGGGAGAGCCGTGGTCCGATCCCGCCTCGATGCCGCCCGATCCGCGCCGCTATGACGAGCGTCTGGTCGCGGCCGTGGAGCGCTTCCAGCGCCGCCACCTGCTGGAGGTGGACGGCATCGTCGGGCCCCGCACGCGCTCGGCCCTGAACGTCCCCGTGACCACGCGCATCGACCAGATCCGCGTCAACCTGGAGCGCGCGCGCTGGCTGCTCCACGGCCTGCCGGACTCCTTCGTGCTGGTCGATATCGCGGGCTACCGGATCCGCTACTTCCGCCCGGACGGCGGCGTCTGGCGCTCGCGCATCGTGGTGGGCCGGCCCTATCGCCGCACCCCCTCGCTGCGCTCGCAGATCACCCACCTGACGATCAACCCCACCTGGACGGTGCCGCCGACCATCCTGCGCGAGGACGTGCTGCCCCGGGTTCGTCGCCACCTCGGCTACCTGTGGGAGCAGGACCTGATGGTGCTGAGTCCCTCCGGCCGACGCCTCGACCCGCGGGACGTCGACTGGTGGCGCCCCGGCAACGTCATCCTGCGCCAGCGTGCCGGCCCCCGGAATGCCCTGGGGCGCGTGGTGTTGCGCTTCCCCAACCGGCACCTGGTCTACCTGCACGACACCCCGGCCCAGGGGCTCTTCGAGCGCGAGCAGCGCGCCTTCAGCTCGGGCTGCATCCGCGTGCAGGGGGTGCTAGAGCTCGCCCAGCAGCTCTTCGACGACACCGGCACCGACGCCCGGGTCGGCGCTCTGGTCGCCGCCGGTCGCACCCGCAATATCGACCTGGCGCGTTCCGTGCCGGTCATCCTGCACTACTGGACGGTGCACCCGGACGAGGCGGGCCGGCTGGTCTTCCGCCCCGACATCTACGCGCGTGACGGGGCGCTGCTCGAGGCGTTGGACGCGCCTCTCGCTCCCTAG
- the nirD gene encoding nitrite reductase small subunit NirD, protein MTTATAAAPTMTPTWQTLCTRADLVAHSGVAAWIETAEGTAQVALFYLPGHATELYAVDHRDPFSGANVIARGIVGDARGEPVVASPLYKQHFRLDDGQCLEDEAIRLRTWPVRLEGDEVMLQA, encoded by the coding sequence ATGACCACCGCAACCGCAGCAGCCCCGACCATGACCCCGACCTGGCAGACCCTCTGCACCCGCGCCGACCTGGTGGCCCACTCCGGCGTCGCCGCCTGGATCGAGACCGCCGAGGGCACGGCCCAGGTGGCCCTCTTCTACCTGCCTGGCCACGCCACCGAGCTCTACGCCGTGGATCATCGCGATCCCTTCTCCGGCGCCAACGTCATCGCCCGCGGCATCGTCGGCGACGCCCGGGGCGAGCCGGTGGTGGCCTCGCCGCTCTACAAGCAGCACTTCCGCCTCGACGACGGCCAGTGCCTGGAGGACGAGGCGATCCGCCTGCGCACCTGGCCGGTGCGCCTCGAGGGCGACGAGGTGATGCTCCAGGCGTGA
- a CDS encoding CmpA/NrtA family ABC transporter substrate-binding protein: MSMPHAPERPRLTLGIVPLLDAALPIVAREGGFFAASGLDVTLSRESAWSTLRDKLAAGMLDGAQLLAPLPLAMSLGASGPPCDVLAPLVLGRNGNTLVLSSYWAEGMATPLDGSPGGRDPAVNARDFAERLRRRGAPRPRLAMVHPFSGHHYQLRDWLTLGGLDPDRDVELVALPPSRMVEALEQGRIDGFCVGEPWGSQAAQRGGGHVVATGAQLWPDHPEKMLGVTRDWAGRHPATLAAMIRALVAAADWLAEAPEHRRQARGWLALPPYLDRALEHLSTLPLGEPPVAQRLTGLRPEVGEMARVVDHLARQLDVPLRRGVVEACYSPVHFDAATHQERA, translated from the coding sequence ATGAGCATGCCCCATGCCCCCGAGCGTCCCCGACTGACCCTGGGCATCGTCCCGCTGCTGGACGCCGCCCTGCCGATCGTCGCTCGGGAAGGCGGCTTCTTCGCCGCCTCAGGGCTCGACGTCACGCTGTCGCGGGAGAGCGCCTGGTCGACCCTGCGCGACAAGCTGGCCGCCGGCATGCTCGACGGCGCCCAGCTGCTGGCCCCGCTGCCGCTGGCCATGAGCCTCGGCGCCTCCGGGCCGCCCTGCGACGTCCTGGCGCCGCTGGTGCTCGGCCGCAACGGCAATACCCTGGTGCTGTCGTCCTACTGGGCGGAAGGCATGGCGACGCCCCTCGACGGCTCGCCCGGCGGCCGGGACCCAGCCGTCAACGCCCGCGACTTCGCCGAGCGGCTGCGCCGGCGCGGCGCGCCACGTCCGCGGCTGGCCATGGTCCATCCCTTTTCCGGCCACCACTACCAGCTGCGCGACTGGCTGACCCTGGGCGGCCTCGACCCCGATCGCGACGTCGAGCTGGTCGCCCTGCCGCCGTCGCGCATGGTCGAGGCCCTCGAGCAGGGGCGCATCGACGGCTTCTGCGTCGGCGAGCCCTGGGGCAGCCAGGCCGCCCAGCGCGGCGGCGGGCATGTCGTCGCCACCGGCGCCCAGCTGTGGCCCGACCATCCCGAGAAGATGCTCGGCGTGACCCGCGACTGGGCCGGGCGCCACCCCGCCACCCTCGCGGCCATGATCCGCGCCCTGGTCGCCGCCGCCGACTGGCTGGCCGAGGCGCCCGAGCACCGCCGCCAGGCCCGGGGCTGGCTGGCCCTGCCGCCCTATCTGGATCGCGCCCTGGAGCATCTGTCGACGCTGCCGCTGGGCGAGCCGCCGGTGGCACAGCGACTCACCGGGCTGCGCCCGGAGGTCGGCGAGATGGCAAGGGTCGTGGACCACCTGGCCCGCCAGCTCGACGTCCCCCTCCGGCGCGGCGTGGTCGAGGCCTGCTACAGCCCCGTGCATTTCGATGCCGCGACGCACCAGGAGCGTGCATGA
- a CDS encoding NAD(P)/FAD-dependent oxidoreductase codes for MPSPAAPVDHLVIVGNGMAGQRLVEALVQREGAPRRITLIGAEACPAYNRILLSPLLAGEMEREALTLRDADWYAERGVELVLGERVERIDRAARRLTTVGGREIAYDRLVLATGSTPALPPVDGLELDGVHAFRDLDDAAALTRAAERGGRAVVIGGGLLGLEAAEGLRKRARAGMSVSVLQRASRLMNRQLDATAAGLLQAELEGRGLEIVTGADLERLEDDGRGRVCAVRLADGRRLPADCVVLAIGIAPSVELGRRAGLEVHRGIGVDDRLTSSDPAIHALGECCEFEGRTYGLVEPIWRQVEVLAARLAGEDVEGYVEAPTATKLKVSGISLYAFGPIEPDVDHEVLTYHDPEHGDYRRLLLRDGRLEGAVLYGDTAAGPWYFAEALSGRHLDACRQALLFGPADARALLDATKAEAPNPATPHAQDRSPQEEAA; via the coding sequence ATGCCATCGCCCGCGGCGCCCGTCGATCACCTGGTGATCGTCGGCAACGGCATGGCCGGCCAGCGACTGGTCGAGGCGCTGGTCCAGCGCGAGGGCGCGCCGCGCCGCATCACCCTGATCGGCGCGGAGGCCTGCCCCGCCTACAACCGCATCCTGCTGTCGCCGCTGCTGGCCGGCGAGATGGAACGCGAGGCGCTGACCCTGCGCGACGCCGACTGGTACGCCGAGCGCGGCGTCGAGCTGGTGCTCGGCGAACGGGTCGAGCGCATCGATCGCGCCGCCCGCCGCCTGACCACCGTCGGCGGCCGCGAGATCGCCTACGATCGCCTAGTGCTGGCCACCGGCTCCACCCCCGCCCTGCCGCCGGTCGACGGCCTCGAACTCGACGGCGTGCACGCCTTCCGCGATCTGGACGACGCCGCCGCCCTGACCCGCGCCGCCGAGCGCGGCGGCCGCGCGGTGGTGATCGGCGGCGGCCTGCTGGGCCTGGAGGCCGCCGAGGGGCTACGCAAAAGAGCGCGTGCCGGTATGTCGGTGAGCGTGCTCCAGCGTGCCTCGCGGCTGATGAACCGCCAGCTCGACGCCACCGCCGCCGGCCTGCTCCAGGCCGAGCTCGAGGGCCGCGGGCTCGAGATCGTCACCGGCGCCGACCTGGAACGCCTGGAGGACGACGGCCGGGGCCGCGTCTGCGCCGTGCGCCTGGCCGACGGCCGCCGGCTGCCCGCGGACTGCGTGGTGCTGGCCATCGGCATCGCGCCCAGCGTCGAACTGGGTCGCCGGGCCGGCCTCGAGGTCCACCGCGGCATCGGCGTCGACGACCGCCTGACCAGCAGCGACCCGGCCATCCACGCCCTGGGCGAATGCTGCGAGTTCGAGGGCCGCACCTATGGCCTGGTCGAGCCGATCTGGCGCCAGGTCGAGGTGCTGGCCGCCCGGCTGGCCGGCGAGGACGTCGAGGGCTACGTGGAAGCGCCCACCGCGACCAAGCTCAAGGTCAGCGGCATCTCGCTGTACGCCTTCGGCCCCATCGAGCCCGACGTCGACCACGAGGTGCTGACCTACCACGACCCCGAACACGGCGACTATCGCCGGCTGCTGCTGCGCGACGGCCGCCTCGAGGGCGCCGTGCTCTACGGCGATACCGCCGCCGGCCCCTGGTACTTCGCCGAGGCGCTGTCCGGCCGCCATCTCGACGCCTGCCGTCAGGCGCTGCTGTTCGGCCCGGCCGATGCCAGGGCCCTGCTCGACGCCACGAAGGCCGAAGCACCGAATCCCGCCACGCCCCACGCCCAGGACCGCTCCCCGCAGGAGGAAGCCGCATGA
- the nirB gene encoding nitrite reductase large subunit NirB — MNTPSQATPPLIIIGNGMVGHHLVEQLIERGATEHYRITVFGEERHRAYDRVHLSEYFAGRDAQSLALCDADFYAEHGIELRLAEEVTAIDRDASEVITERGRYPYARLVLATGSFPFVPPIPGHERDHCLVYRTLDDLDAIRAAAVDATTGVVVGGGLLGLEAANALRGLDLDTAVVEFAPRLMPMQVDAEGGELLREKIEALGVQVLTDRATQHIEDGQASRHRMVFQDDKVLETDLIVFSAGIRPRDQLARDCALEIGERGGVVIDDRCLTSDPAILAVGEVALWQNSIFGLVAPGYQMAKAAADTLLGGELTFDGADMSTKLKLLGVDVGAIGDAHGSRSPGARTFRYLDELKQEYRKLVVSGDGRKLLGAMLVGNNDAYDTLMQYYSNGLELPEDPAALIVPSSEGAPTLGADALPDDATICSCHNVTKAAICESLDAGAMDLGAVKAETKASTGCGGCAALLKNVVDHELEARGVEVDTSICEHFAHTRQELYDIVRVEGIRTFGELIDKHGASHDHRLGCDICKPAVASILASCFNEPITDAAHIPLQDTNDTFMANMQKNGTYSVVPRVPGGEITPDKLVVLGQVAQEYGLYTKVTGGQRIDLFGARLEDLPDIWGELIAAGFETGHAYGKSLRTVKSCVGSTWCRYGVADSVGMAIRLEHRYKGLRSPHKLKFAVSGCTRECAEAQSKDIGVIATEHGWNLYVCGNGGMRPRHAELFATDLDDAQLIAIIDRLLMFYVRTADRLQRTSVWRENLAGGLDYLKAVVLEDSLGINEELEAQMQTVINNYECEWAGAINDPEKLKRFRSFVNDARPDPDIIVTEERGQLRPA, encoded by the coding sequence ATGAACACGCCCAGCCAAGCAACTCCCCCGCTGATCATCATCGGCAACGGCATGGTCGGCCATCATCTGGTCGAGCAGCTGATCGAACGCGGCGCCACCGAGCACTACCGCATCACGGTGTTCGGCGAGGAGCGCCACCGCGCCTACGACCGCGTTCACCTGTCCGAGTACTTCGCCGGCCGGGACGCCCAGTCCCTGGCCCTGTGCGACGCCGACTTCTACGCCGAGCACGGCATCGAGCTGCGCCTCGCCGAGGAGGTCACCGCCATCGATCGCGACGCCAGCGAGGTGATCACCGAGCGGGGCCGCTATCCCTATGCGCGGCTGGTGCTGGCCACCGGCTCCTTCCCCTTCGTGCCGCCGATTCCCGGCCACGAGCGCGACCACTGCCTGGTCTATCGCACCCTGGACGATCTCGACGCCATCCGCGCGGCGGCCGTGGACGCCACCACCGGCGTGGTGGTCGGCGGCGGCCTGCTGGGCCTGGAAGCGGCCAACGCCCTGCGCGGCCTGGATCTCGACACCGCCGTGGTCGAGTTCGCCCCCCGGCTGATGCCGATGCAGGTCGACGCCGAGGGCGGCGAGCTGCTGCGCGAGAAGATCGAGGCGCTGGGCGTGCAGGTGCTCACCGACCGCGCCACCCAGCACATCGAGGACGGCCAGGCCAGCCGCCACCGCATGGTGTTCCAGGACGACAAGGTGCTGGAGACCGACCTGATCGTGTTCTCCGCCGGCATCCGCCCCCGCGACCAGCTGGCCCGCGACTGCGCGCTGGAGATCGGCGAGCGCGGCGGCGTGGTGATCGACGACCGCTGCCTGACCAGCGACCCGGCGATCCTCGCCGTCGGCGAGGTGGCGCTGTGGCAGAACAGCATCTTCGGCCTGGTGGCCCCCGGCTACCAGATGGCCAAGGCCGCCGCCGACACCCTGCTGGGCGGCGAGCTGACCTTCGACGGCGCCGACATGAGCACCAAGCTCAAGCTGCTCGGCGTCGACGTGGGCGCCATCGGCGACGCCCACGGCAGCCGCAGCCCCGGCGCCCGGACCTTCCGCTACCTCGACGAGCTCAAGCAGGAATACCGCAAGCTGGTGGTCTCCGGCGACGGCAGGAAGCTGCTCGGCGCCATGCTGGTGGGCAACAACGACGCCTACGACACTCTGATGCAGTACTACAGCAATGGCCTGGAGCTGCCGGAGGATCCGGCGGCGCTGATCGTGCCGTCCTCCGAGGGCGCGCCGACGCTCGGCGCCGACGCCCTGCCCGACGACGCCACCATCTGCTCGTGCCACAACGTCACCAAGGCCGCGATCTGCGAAAGCCTCGACGCCGGCGCCATGGACCTCGGCGCGGTCAAGGCCGAGACCAAGGCCAGCACCGGCTGCGGCGGCTGCGCGGCGCTGCTCAAGAACGTGGTCGACCACGAGCTCGAGGCCCGCGGCGTGGAGGTCGACACCTCGATCTGCGAACACTTCGCCCACACCCGCCAGGAGCTCTACGACATCGTGCGGGTCGAGGGCATCCGGACCTTCGGCGAGCTGATCGACAAGCATGGCGCTTCCCACGACCATCGCCTGGGCTGCGATATCTGCAAGCCGGCGGTGGCCTCGATCTTGGCCTCCTGCTTCAACGAGCCGATCACCGACGCCGCGCACATCCCGCTGCAGGACACCAACGACACCTTCATGGCCAACATGCAGAAGAACGGCACCTACTCGGTGGTGCCGCGGGTGCCGGGCGGCGAGATCACCCCGGACAAGCTGGTGGTGCTGGGCCAGGTGGCGCAAGAATACGGGCTCTACACCAAGGTCACCGGCGGCCAGCGCATCGACCTGTTCGGCGCCCGCCTGGAGGACCTGCCCGACATCTGGGGCGAGCTGATCGCGGCCGGCTTCGAGACCGGCCACGCCTACGGCAAGTCGCTGCGCACCGTGAAGTCCTGCGTCGGCAGCACCTGGTGCCGCTACGGGGTGGCCGACAGCGTGGGCATGGCGATCCGGCTCGAGCATCGCTACAAGGGCCTTCGCTCGCCGCACAAGCTCAAGTTCGCCGTCTCCGGCTGCACCCGCGAATGCGCCGAGGCCCAGAGCAAGGACATCGGCGTGATCGCCACCGAGCACGGCTGGAACCTCTACGTGTGCGGCAACGGCGGCATGCGCCCGCGCCACGCCGAGCTCTTCGCCACCGACCTCGACGACGCGCAGCTGATCGCGATCATCGACCGCCTGCTGATGTTCTACGTGCGCACCGCCGACCGCCTGCAGCGCACCTCGGTGTGGCGCGAGAACCTGGCGGGCGGCCTCGACTACCTCAAGGCCGTAGTGCTCGAGGACAGCCTGGGAATCAACGAGGAGCTCGAGGCCCAGATGCAGACCGTGATCAACAACTACGAGTGCGAGTGGGCGGGCGCCATCAACGATCCTGAGAAGCTCAAGCGCTTCCGCAGCTTCGTCAACGATGCGCGCCCCGACCCGGACATCATCGTCACCGAAGAGCGCGGCCAGTTGAGACCCGCGTAA